Proteins encoded within one genomic window of Meiothermus sp. Pnk-1:
- the iolB gene encoding 5-deoxy-glucuronate isomerase encodes MRYFHTIPQGPGLQVLADEACKLLAFAKLNLEAGQSYTGHTGGREVLLVALSGLAEVEVGGRVFARVGGRPNVFAGNPHSVYLPKGQSYTVRAHTRFEAALPSAPSDLETEPYEIRPEQVNTGKWGTLNFTRHFREILVEPDGRPASRLIVGETLTPSGNWSTYPPHKHEVAQGGEVFHEEMYYFRISSPEGWGLTRHYSPERGYDQTYVVKDETLLSIPHGYHTYASAPGYTGYYLWFLAGDGRRQGVRFDPDLAWVQKTVGMV; translated from the coding sequence ATGCGATACTTTCACACCATCCCCCAAGGTCCGGGCCTCCAGGTCCTAGCCGACGAGGCCTGCAAGCTTCTGGCTTTCGCCAAGCTCAACCTCGAGGCCGGCCAGAGCTACACCGGCCATACCGGCGGGCGCGAAGTGCTGCTGGTAGCCCTTTCCGGCCTGGCCGAGGTCGAGGTGGGGGGGCGGGTGTTCGCGCGGGTGGGGGGAAGGCCCAACGTATTCGCGGGCAACCCCCACAGCGTCTACCTGCCCAAGGGCCAGTCCTACACGGTGCGGGCCCATACCCGTTTCGAAGCCGCCCTGCCTTCAGCTCCCAGCGACCTCGAGACCGAGCCCTACGAGATTCGTCCGGAGCAGGTCAACACCGGAAAGTGGGGAACCCTGAACTTTACCCGCCACTTCCGCGAGATCCTGGTCGAGCCCGACGGACGCCCGGCCAGCCGCCTGATCGTGGGCGAAACCCTCACCCCCAGCGGCAACTGGAGCACCTATCCCCCGCACAAGCACGAAGTCGCACAGGGGGGCGAGGTCTTCCACGAGGAGATGTACTACTTCCGCATCTCTTCCCCGGAGGGCTGGGGACTCACCCGCCACTACAGCCCCGAGCGCGGCTACGACCAGACCTACGTGGTGAAGGATGAAACCCTGCTCTCCATCCCCCACGGCTACCACACCTACGCCAGCGCTCCCGGCTACACGGGCTACTACCTGTGGTTCCTGGCCGGTGACGGGCGGCGGCAGGGGGTGCGCTTCGACCCCGACCTGGCCTGGGTGCAGAAGACGGTAGGGATGGTTTAG
- a CDS encoding carbohydrate ABC transporter permease, producing the protein MKRAISRSDRLFEWGIDAFLIGVLAVTLIPMWYVAMVSLLPFGKSPSLFLPPWEWSFAAYAQLIFQPTIWRAALNSILLTFGGVAISLTLTVMAAYPLSRRDLPGRGFIVGLILFTFLFNAGLIPTFLVVKDLGLLNSYWAVLLNGAVSVYNLLVMKSFFQSLPESLEEAARIDGANDWQILRHVVLPLSRPILLTIGLFYGVANWNNFFEPILFLSDRNLMPLPVVLRDILTGLNVAEYVEGGAAQAAPAEALKMAAVVLITLPMLLVYPWIQRYFTKGVLLGSVKE; encoded by the coding sequence GTGAAAAGAGCGATCTCTCGCAGCGACCGTTTGTTCGAATGGGGAATCGACGCGTTCTTGATCGGGGTGCTGGCAGTGACCCTGATACCCATGTGGTACGTGGCGATGGTCTCGCTGCTGCCTTTTGGCAAAAGCCCCAGCCTGTTCCTGCCGCCGTGGGAATGGTCCTTTGCGGCCTATGCCCAACTCATCTTTCAACCGACCATCTGGCGAGCTGCTCTCAACAGCATCTTGCTGACCTTTGGCGGAGTGGCCATCAGCCTGACGCTCACCGTCATGGCCGCCTATCCACTTTCCCGGCGGGATTTGCCCGGTAGGGGCTTCATCGTGGGCCTGATCCTCTTCACCTTCTTGTTCAATGCCGGGTTGATCCCCACGTTCTTGGTGGTCAAGGATCTGGGGTTGCTCAACAGCTACTGGGCGGTACTGCTCAACGGAGCGGTGAGCGTCTACAACCTGCTGGTGATGAAAAGCTTCTTTCAGAGCCTGCCGGAGAGCCTCGAGGAGGCTGCCCGCATCGACGGGGCCAACGACTGGCAGATCCTGCGGCACGTGGTGTTGCCTTTATCTCGGCCCATCCTCCTGACCATCGGGCTGTTTTATGGCGTGGCCAACTGGAACAACTTCTTCGAGCCTATCCTCTTTCTCTCCGACCGTAACCTCATGCCCCTACCGGTGGTGCTGCGTGACATCCTTACCGGCCTCAACGTAGCGGAGTACGTCGAGGGTGGAGCGGCTCAGGCTGCTCCGGCGGAAGCTTTGAAGATGGCGGCTGTGGTCCTGATCACGCTGCCCATGCTCTTGGTGTACCCATGGATCCAGCGCTATTTCACCAAGGGCGTGCTCCTGGGCAGCGTGAAGGAATAG
- the kduD gene encoding 2-dehydro-3-deoxy-D-gluconate 5-dehydrogenase KduD, whose amino-acid sequence MFSIQGQVALVTGGAVGIGQAIAIGLAQAGADVAIVTPTADAHQTQQAVEAAGRRFHAVRADLMKPESAAWVVAEVEAALGPIGILVNNAGIIRREWAEYFSDTDWQDVIELNLNAVWRMSQTVGRGMLERGRGKIINIASLLSFQGGIRVPSYTASKHAVAGLTKALANEWAAKGVNVNAIAPGYIATDNTAALRADPERSRQILERIPAGRWGEPSDLVGAAVFLASPASDYVNGHILVVDGGWMAR is encoded by the coding sequence ATGTTTTCGATCCAAGGTCAGGTGGCCCTGGTCACTGGCGGGGCGGTAGGCATCGGGCAGGCCATCGCCATCGGCCTGGCCCAGGCTGGGGCCGACGTGGCCATCGTCACCCCTACGGCCGACGCCCACCAGACTCAGCAGGCGGTGGAGGCTGCCGGGCGACGTTTTCACGCCGTGCGTGCAGACTTGATGAAGCCGGAGTCGGCGGCGTGGGTGGTCGCCGAGGTCGAGGCTGCGCTGGGGCCCATCGGCATCCTGGTCAACAACGCCGGCATCATCCGGCGGGAGTGGGCCGAGTACTTTAGCGATACCGACTGGCAAGACGTGATCGAGCTAAACCTCAACGCGGTGTGGCGTATGTCGCAGACCGTAGGCCGGGGGATGCTGGAGCGTGGAAGGGGCAAGATCATCAACATCGCCTCGCTCTTGTCCTTTCAAGGAGGCATCCGGGTACCCTCGTACACCGCCTCCAAGCACGCCGTGGCGGGCCTTACCAAGGCTCTGGCCAACGAGTGGGCGGCCAAAGGGGTCAACGTCAACGCCATTGCGCCGGGCTATATCGCCACCGACAACACCGCAGCCCTGCGGGCCGACCCCGAGCGCTCGAGGCAGATCCTCGAGCGCATTCCCGCTGGCCGCTGGGGCGAGCCTTCGGACCTGGTAGGCGCGGCGGTCTTCCTGGCCTCGCCAGCTTCCGACTACGTCAACGGCCACATCCTGGTGGTGGACGGGGGGTGGATGGCCCGCTGA
- a CDS encoding bifunctional 4-hydroxy-2-oxoglutarate aldolase/2-dehydro-3-deoxy-phosphogluconate aldolase translates to MEVQGFRHELARVRVVGVLRAPSAQAAVEAALAAVRGGLRAIELTFTTPGALEALHDLREQLPKGVLLGVGTVTNAAQGRAALEAGAQFLVSPHLGEELLELAREARVPYVPGVLTPTEIARARSLGAEVIKVFPAGSSGGIPYLKDLLGPFPDLQILATGGIKPGEVPAYLQAGVLAVGLGSNLFPRAALEGGDWEGVEVATRRALEEAGVA, encoded by the coding sequence ATGGAGGTTCAGGGTTTTCGTCACGAGCTGGCTCGGGTACGGGTGGTGGGGGTGCTGCGGGCCCCGTCGGCCCAGGCCGCGGTGGAAGCCGCCCTGGCGGCGGTGCGAGGGGGCCTGCGGGCCATCGAGCTCACCTTCACCACGCCGGGGGCGCTCGAGGCCTTGCACGACCTGCGCGAACAACTGCCCAAGGGGGTGCTGCTGGGTGTGGGCACGGTGACGAACGCAGCGCAGGGGCGGGCTGCGCTCGAGGCGGGCGCGCAGTTCCTGGTCAGCCCCCATCTGGGTGAAGAGTTGCTGGAACTGGCGCGCGAAGCACGGGTACCCTACGTGCCGGGCGTGCTCACTCCCACCGAGATCGCGCGGGCTAGGAGCCTGGGGGCCGAGGTGATCAAGGTTTTTCCCGCGGGCTCGAGCGGGGGAATCCCCTACCTCAAGGACCTGCTGGGGCCTTTCCCCGACCTCCAGATCCTGGCCACTGGGGGGATTAAGCCCGGTGAAGTCCCGGCCTATCTCCAAGCCGGAGTGCTGGCGGTGGGCCTGGGCTCGAACCTCTTCCCCAGGGCCGCGCTCGAGGGCGGCGACTGGGAGGGTGTGGAGGTCGCCACCCGCCGGGCACTG
- a CDS encoding sugar ABC transporter permease codes for MNPAYPSNPAPPQRPGLKRLARLVWRHRILYLMLLPGLLYFLIFRYWPLWNAQIAFRDFQPTLGVWGSPWVGLQHFLEFFRSYYFGQLLANTLVISLAKIALGIPPAILLAIALHETGRRFLARVVQTVSYLPHFLSWVIVYGILLAMLSPSEGLVNSGLRALGLEPVPFLTSTATFQPVVVLSEVWKETGWSAILFLAALLSINPALYEAAAIDGASRWQQVRHISLPGMMDVLVLVVLLKIGSILDAGFQQIFVLYSLPVYSVGDIIDTWVYRQGIQNFQFSLATAVGLFKGVIGLVLIVVANRLARRFVGSGLY; via the coding sequence ATGAATCCTGCCTACCCCAGCAACCCCGCCCCTCCACAACGCCCGGGCTTAAAGCGCCTGGCCCGCTTGGTTTGGCGCCACCGAATCCTCTACCTCATGCTTCTGCCCGGCCTACTGTATTTTCTTATTTTCCGCTACTGGCCGCTGTGGAACGCCCAGATCGCCTTCCGCGACTTCCAGCCCACCCTAGGGGTGTGGGGTAGCCCGTGGGTGGGGCTGCAACACTTCCTCGAGTTCTTCCGCTCCTACTATTTCGGCCAGCTCCTGGCCAATACCCTCGTCATCAGCCTGGCCAAGATCGCGCTGGGCATCCCCCCCGCGATCCTCTTGGCCATCGCCCTGCACGAGACCGGCCGCCGTTTTCTCGCGCGGGTGGTACAGACCGTGAGTTACCTACCGCACTTTCTATCGTGGGTCATCGTCTACGGCATCTTGCTGGCCATGCTCTCGCCCAGCGAGGGGCTCGTCAACAGCGGGCTGCGGGCGCTGGGGCTCGAGCCGGTGCCCTTCCTCACCTCTACCGCCACCTTCCAGCCGGTGGTGGTGCTCTCGGAGGTTTGGAAGGAGACGGGGTGGAGCGCGATTTTGTTCCTGGCCGCCCTGCTCTCCATCAACCCTGCCCTCTACGAGGCTGCGGCCATCGACGGAGCCTCACGCTGGCAGCAGGTGCGCCATATCTCCCTTCCCGGGATGATGGACGTGCTGGTGCTGGTGGTGTTGCTGAAAATCGGCAGCATCCTCGACGCGGGGTTTCAGCAGATCTTTGTGCTGTATTCACTGCCCGTCTATAGCGTGGGGGACATCATCGACACCTGGGTCTACCGACAGGGCATCCAGAATTTCCAGTTCAGCTTGGCCACGGCGGTGGGTCTGTTCAAGGGGGTCATCGGTCTGGTGCTGATTGTTGTGGCCAACCGCTTGGCGCGGCGCTTCGTAGGCAGCGGGTTGTACTAG
- a CDS encoding extracellular solute-binding protein, whose protein sequence is MRIGFRILLSLIACSGLVQAQANLTDLSVALYAANPEAPAPPANWEVYRTVRDKLGINLKFTMLPTGADGDNRLGALAAANDLPDLFEVRSLALFDRLVQQGQLAPVNSLFPLMPKRAADRYGDAKRNLLVTSNGQIYGFLEPVTLSRQYGIWVRKDWLDKLGLKPPATLEEFFEVAKAFTERDPDGNGRNDTYGFGGVIDFDTAGILPGLGLGNHFQWVYGAYGVAGTWNYNPKAFAANVREANFRKATEYIRRLVEAKVIDPDWATMRRADLRTRWQQGRYGMFFESVGGLQAGLQNFHANNPNAELLLLPPPKGPEGKSSMGTYSSAGWLYVVSKRAMDAGKGAAIARFLEWAHSGEGYFLLGWGRYKTDYTLPNNVPTVNTQIPISVRGSYTQMRWLAFNGNPLEMRGRYPEISVGGRKYVMYQLMAQAQRQGNWIDRTGDLIVKAAPNQADLERYVSENLVQFVLGQRPINDSSWNQFLSGLRNVRFEQYEAAAEKALRESGYLK, encoded by the coding sequence ATGCGCATTGGTTTTAGGATCTTGCTTTCCTTGATAGCTTGCAGCGGCCTGGTACAGGCCCAGGCCAACCTCACCGACCTTAGTGTGGCCCTGTATGCGGCCAACCCCGAAGCGCCCGCCCCCCCGGCCAACTGGGAGGTCTACCGCACCGTGCGGGATAAGCTGGGCATCAACCTCAAGTTCACCATGCTGCCCACCGGGGCCGACGGCGACAACCGCCTGGGGGCGCTGGCGGCGGCCAACGACCTGCCCGACCTCTTCGAGGTGCGCAGCCTGGCCCTCTTCGACCGCCTGGTGCAGCAGGGCCAGCTCGCCCCGGTGAATAGCCTCTTCCCCTTGATGCCCAAACGCGCCGCCGATCGCTACGGCGACGCCAAGCGTAACCTGCTGGTCACCAGCAACGGCCAGATCTACGGCTTTTTGGAACCCGTAACCCTGAGCCGCCAGTACGGCATCTGGGTACGCAAGGATTGGCTCGACAAGTTGGGACTCAAACCCCCCGCCACCCTCGAGGAGTTCTTCGAGGTGGCCAAGGCTTTCACCGAGCGCGACCCTGACGGCAACGGACGCAACGACACCTACGGCTTTGGCGGGGTGATTGACTTCGATACCGCCGGCATCCTGCCGGGCCTGGGCCTGGGCAACCACTTCCAGTGGGTCTACGGCGCTTACGGCGTAGCGGGTACCTGGAACTATAACCCCAAGGCCTTTGCCGCCAACGTGCGCGAAGCCAATTTCCGCAAGGCCACCGAGTACATCCGGCGGCTTGTCGAGGCCAAGGTCATCGACCCGGACTGGGCCACCATGCGCCGGGCCGACCTGCGCACCCGCTGGCAACAGGGCCGTTACGGGATGTTTTTCGAGAGTGTAGGCGGCCTGCAGGCGGGTTTGCAGAACTTCCATGCCAACAACCCCAACGCCGAACTGCTCCTGCTGCCGCCGCCTAAGGGCCCCGAGGGCAAGAGCTCCATGGGCACCTACTCCTCGGCGGGGTGGCTGTATGTGGTCTCCAAGCGGGCTATGGACGCTGGTAAGGGAGCGGCCATCGCCCGCTTCCTCGAGTGGGCCCATAGCGGTGAGGGCTACTTCCTGCTGGGCTGGGGCCGCTACAAGACCGACTACACCCTGCCCAACAACGTGCCTACCGTCAACACCCAGATCCCCATCAGCGTGCGCGGGAGCTACACCCAGATGCGCTGGTTGGCCTTCAACGGTAACCCCCTGGAGATGCGGGGCCGCTACCCCGAGATCAGCGTCGGCGGGCGCAAATACGTGATGTACCAGCTTATGGCCCAGGCCCAGCGCCAGGGCAACTGGATTGACCGCACCGGCGATCTCATCGTCAAGGCGGCCCCCAACCAAGCTGACCTCGAGCGTTACGTCTCGGAGAACCTGGTGCAGTTCGTCCTGGGTCAGCGGCCCATCAACGACTCGAGCTGGAACCAATTCCTGAGTGGCCTGCGCAATGTCCGTTTCGAGCAGTACGAGGCGGCAGCCGAGAAGGCGTTGCGGGAAAGCGGATACCTGAAGTGA